A genome region from Lytechinus pictus isolate F3 Inbred chromosome 16, Lp3.0, whole genome shotgun sequence includes the following:
- the LOC129279561 gene encoding 26S proteasome non-ATPase regulatory subunit 1-like yields MAHFRSMYSKTISDKHEDLMAKFGAILAQGIIDAGGRNVTICLQSRTGHTHLASVVGMLVFLHFWYWFPLAHFLSLAFTSTAVIALNSDLEMPVMEFKSSAKPSHYAYPPPLEVPKEKEKEKVATAVLSITAKAKKREKKDAEEKMVVDEAEGAKEDDKEVKMDTKETPDPKAKDDKTKDAEKTKDGEKGKDGEKGKDGEKGKDGDEKEKEKEKEKKKEPEPLFEMLGNPARVMSAQLKVLSIPEECRYKAIKATSIGGILMVKDLKDSEPKMIVKDVAAGGPKKAEDEDEPEPPEPFEWTDE; encoded by the exons ATGGCCCATTTCAGAAGCATGTACAGCAAGACAATCAGCGATAAACATGAAGATCTGATGGCTAAGTTTGGTGCTATCCTAGCTCAGGGGATCATTGATGCTG GTGGCCGTAACGTGACAATCTGCCTGCAATCAAGGACAGGCCACACCCATCTTGCCTCGGTGGTAGGGATGCTGGTGTTCCTTCACTTCTGGTATTGGTTCCCGCTGGCTCATTTCCTTTCATTGGCGTTCACCTCTACTGCTGTCATTGCTCTCAACTCCGATCTTGAG ATGCCTGTGATGGAGTTTAAATCCAGCGCCAAGCCGTCCCATTATGCTTACCCACCCCCTCTGGAGGTACcaaaggagaaggaaaaggagaaggtagCCACCGCTGTCCTCTCAATCACCGCCAAGgccaagaaaagagaaaagaaagatgcTGAGGAGAAAATGGTCGTG GATGAAGCCGAGGGTGCGAAGGAAGACGATAAAGAGGTCAAGATGGACACCAAGGAGACTCCCGACCCGAAGGCCAAAGATGACAAGACCAAGGATGCAGAGAAGACCAAGGACGGAGAGAAAGGGAAGGACGGAGAGAAGGGCAAAGATGGAGAGAAGGGTAAAGATGGAgatgaaaaggaaaaggagaaggagaaggagaagaagaaagagccAGAACCTTTGTTTGAGATGCTAGGTAATCCTGCCCGTGTCATGTCGGCTCAGCTCAAGGTTTTGTCCATTCCAGAGGAGTGCAGATACAAAGCCATCAAAGCG ACATCCATCGGAGGTATCCTCATGGTGAAGGATCTCAAAGACTCTGAGCCAAAGATGATTGTTAAAGATGTCGCTG cTGGTGGACCAAAGAAAgctgaagatgaagatgaaccAGAACCTCCTGAACCATTTGAATGGACCGATGAATAA